A DNA window from Ctenopharyngodon idella isolate HZGC_01 chromosome 10, HZGC01, whole genome shotgun sequence contains the following coding sequences:
- the il2rga gene encoding interleukin 2 receptor, gamma a isoform X7 codes for MILLLVCLFLGNIPLFASSASSEPKINCLIINLDYVNCTWSEPEPKYNYSFKSRFTYNEIQDCPEYHRINGVNVGCMFSYTKAQRFNKLNTWLYSDNGSLVTNQEHDMKQYVKLNPPFNLSVVVKNDAELWLYWNITNNDNCIESVVRHRTDNNDWKNTSPGTRSSFTLPFPPKKRYEFQVRSRISLSCGESKFWSDWSQSVYWGSFKPNNDAESLAPMSVTSLVWYTMGATIILVIIS; via the exons ATGATATTACTATTAGTCTGTCTTTTCCTTGGGAACATTCCTTTATTTGCATCTTCAGCATCATCCGAGCCAA AAATAAACTGCCTTATCATAAATCTGGACTACGTTAATTGCACATGGAGTGAGCCTGAGCCCAAGTACAATTACAGTTTCAAGAGCAG GTTTACATATAACGAAATTCAGGATTGTCCTGAATATCACAGGATTAATGGTGTTAATGTGGGCTGCATGTTTTCCTACACAAAAGCACAAAGGTTTAATAAGTTAAACACATGGCTGTACAGTGACAACGGCAGTTTGGTGACAAATCAAGAACATGATATGAAACAATATG TGAAGCTTAACCCTCCGTTCAACCTGTCTGTGGTGGTGAAAAACGATGCTGAACTGTGGCTGTACTGGAATATCACGAACAATGACAACTGTATTGAGAGTGTAGTTCGCCACAGGACAGACAACAATGACTGGAAG AACACCTCTCCAGGCACAAGAAGCTCCTTCACTTTGCctttccccccaaaaaaacgCTACGAGTTCCAGGTCAGGTCTCGAATATCATTATCGTGTGGAGAGTCCAAGTTTTGGAGCGACTGGAGTCAGTCTGTGTACTGGGGATCTTTTAAGCCCAACAATGATGCAG AGAGTCTGGCTCCCATGTCTGTGACGTCACTGGTGTGGTATACAATGGGAGCCACAATAATACTCGTCATAATCTCCTAG